The Planctomycetia bacterium genome has a window encoding:
- the trxA gene encoding thioredoxin encodes MGSALEFTDANFQSEVLQSTVPVLVDFWAPWCGPCRMIGPMIEELAVENAGSFKVGKVNVDDNQKLAMSYNVASIPTIMIFSGGTLVQQYMGVQPKAKLQQALDEAKTA; translated from the coding sequence ATGGGATCCGCCCTCGAATTCACCGACGCCAACTTCCAGAGCGAAGTGCTCCAGTCCACCGTCCCCGTGCTCGTCGACTTCTGGGCCCCGTGGTGCGGCCCCTGCCGGATGATCGGCCCGATGATCGAGGAACTGGCCGTGGAGAACGCCGGCTCATTCAAGGTCGGCAAGGTCAACGTTGACGACAACCAGAAACTGGCGATGTCGTACAACGTGGCGAGCATCCCCACGATCATGATCTTCAGCGGCGGCACCCTCGTGCAGCAGTACATGGGCGTGCAGCCCAAGGCCAAGCTCCAGCAGGCCCTCGACGAGGCGAAGACGGCCTGA
- the proC gene encoding pyrroline-5-carboxylate reductase: MTAHAKVGRPGAGDRIAMIGGGQMALALAEGFQRSGLVPASSMTVFDPHPPARERLAARLPEIRFAASAAEAVTGADTVILAVKPQQAVAACCGLAVPADAVVVSIVAGLSLAAIADITGTRRVVRVMPNTPCLVGRGVSVACRTADVPADRFARVMELLRAVGSVHEADESLLDAVTGLSGSGPGFVAVLVEALADGGVRAGLPRPLALALAIETLAGTAALLEQTGEHPAQIKDRVASPGGTTIAGLAVLEQRGVRGAVGDAVVAAAARARELGRPPAS, from the coding sequence ATGACCGCGCATGCGAAAGTCGGCCGTCCCGGCGCCGGCGACCGGATCGCGATGATCGGCGGCGGCCAGATGGCGCTGGCGCTGGCCGAGGGTTTTCAGCGGTCGGGCCTGGTGCCGGCGTCGTCGATGACGGTGTTCGATCCTCATCCGCCGGCGCGGGAGCGGCTCGCGGCCCGCCTTCCGGAGATCCGCTTCGCGGCCTCGGCGGCGGAGGCCGTCACCGGCGCCGACACCGTCATCCTCGCGGTCAAGCCGCAGCAGGCGGTCGCGGCCTGCTGCGGCCTCGCCGTTCCCGCCGACGCCGTCGTCGTGTCGATCGTGGCCGGCCTGTCGCTGGCGGCGATCGCTGACATCACGGGCACGCGCCGGGTCGTCCGCGTCATGCCCAACACGCCCTGTCTTGTGGGCCGCGGCGTCTCCGTCGCCTGTCGCACGGCCGACGTGCCGGCGGACCGCTTCGCGCGGGTCATGGAACTGCTGCGGGCCGTCGGCAGCGTGCACGAGGCGGACGAGTCGCTGCTCGACGCGGTGACCGGGCTGTCGGGATCGGGCCCCGGCTTCGTCGCCGTGCTCGTGGAGGCGCTCGCGGACGGCGGAGTCCGCGCCGGGCTGCCGCGGCCGCTGGCGCTGGCGCTGGCGATCGAGACGCTCGCCGGCACGGCGGCGCTTCTGGAGCAGACCGGCGAGCATCCGGCGCAGATCAAGGACCGGGTGGCGAGTCCCGGGGGCACGACGATCGCGGGCCTGGCGGTGCTGGAGCAGCGCGGCGTGCGCGGCGCGGTGGGCGACGCGGTGGTCGCGGCCGCGGCCCGGGCCCGGGAACTCGGCCGGCCGCCGGCGTCGTGA
- a CDS encoding ATP--cob(I)alamin adenosyltransferase — MKIYTKTGDAGETGLFGGPRVRKDHARIEAFGTVDELNSQLGVVRTLAAAAGFDPLLRRVQCELFDLGAQLATPGADEERITPGHVTALEQEIDRHEAGLEPLRCFILPAGTPLAAAIHVARTVCRRSERRVVTLGFQEGVTIPANAIEYLNRLGDLLFVMARVANRQAGLADDPWIHP; from the coding sequence GTGAAGATTTACACCAAGACCGGCGATGCCGGCGAGACGGGCCTCTTCGGCGGTCCCCGGGTCCGCAAGGATCATGCGCGGATCGAGGCCTTCGGCACGGTGGACGAGCTCAACAGCCAGCTCGGCGTGGTGCGGACGCTGGCCGCCGCGGCCGGTTTCGATCCGCTCCTGCGCCGTGTGCAGTGCGAGCTCTTCGACCTCGGTGCCCAGCTCGCCACGCCCGGCGCCGACGAGGAACGGATCACGCCGGGGCACGTCACGGCACTGGAACAGGAGATCGACCGGCACGAGGCGGGGCTCGAGCCGCTCAGGTGCTTCATCCTGCCGGCCGGCACGCCGCTGGCAGCGGCGATCCACGTCGCGCGGACGGTCTGCCGCCGCTCCGAACGGCGCGTGGTCACGCTCGGGTTCCAGGAGGGCGTGACGATTCCGGCCAACGCGATCGAATACCTCAACCGGCTCGGCGACCTGCTCTTCGTCATGGCGCGGGTGGCCAACCGGCAGGCAGGCCTGGCGGACGACCCGTGGATTCATCCCTGA